Proteins encoded within one genomic window of Lysinibacillus louembei:
- a CDS encoding CPBP family intramembrane glutamic endopeptidase — protein MEMKQLGWKEQDFWSLKEFVLLLLLEFVIVIGCIKFFVKPIYLRLLDNELYAGTLTGLTIALILMLGVYVIALYPKKLSWSELGIKSFSVKEWKHILLSSILLLVGATIIVILTSFIGNSWENSKTAAIQQNVTFLTALIAFVSAAVISPIYEEIFYRGFLYRWLRTRIGFTGALIISSLIFTIVHIPTYNVMPVNFFSGVIFALAYERTGSIWPSVVIHGLTNGVMVLLTIWG, from the coding sequence ATGGAAATGAAACAACTAGGCTGGAAAGAGCAAGACTTTTGGAGTTTGAAAGAATTCGTATTATTATTGTTGCTTGAATTCGTAATTGTAATAGGATGTATTAAATTTTTTGTAAAACCAATTTATTTGAGATTGCTTGATAATGAGCTATATGCCGGAACATTAACGGGGCTAACAATAGCGCTTATTTTAATGTTAGGTGTCTATGTTATTGCACTCTATCCAAAAAAGCTTTCCTGGAGCGAGTTAGGAATAAAATCATTTAGCGTGAAGGAATGGAAACATATTCTACTATCCTCCATTCTCTTACTGGTTGGAGCTACAATCATTGTCATACTTACTAGCTTTATAGGGAATTCGTGGGAGAACAGCAAAACAGCAGCCATCCAACAAAACGTAACTTTCCTTACAGCTCTAATCGCTTTCGTCTCTGCGGCTGTAATCTCACCGATATATGAGGAAATTTTTTATCGTGGCTTTTTATATCGTTGGTTACGTACACGCATAGGATTTACAGGTGCACTGATCATTAGCTCCCTCATCTTTACAATTGTTCATATTCCAACATATAACGTCATGCCAGTAAATTTCTTTAGTGGTGTTATTTTCGCTTTAGCATATGAACGAACAGGCTCGATTTGGCCATCTGTTGTTATTCATGGTTTAACGAATGGAGTAATGGTTTTACTGACAATTTGGGGATGA
- a CDS encoding lantibiotic protection ABC transporter ATP-binding protein has product MQQFILQTENLSKAFKGQQVVDDVSLHIPRHTVYGLLGPNGAGKSTLLKMLTGILRPNVGTISFNDHAWSRDDLRHIGALIETPPLYDNLTAHENLKVRTLTLGLPESRIDEVLQIVDLTQTGKKRARQFSLGMKQRLGIAIALLQKPQLLILDEPTNGLDPLGIQELRELIRSFPSQGITVILSSHILSEVEQIADVIGIIAQGKLRYEGAMPKGNQLEALFMEIAIASRKEAF; this is encoded by the coding sequence ATGCAGCAGTTTATTTTACAAACAGAAAATCTTAGTAAAGCTTTTAAAGGGCAACAAGTGGTGGACGATGTTTCTCTACATATTCCACGCCATACGGTTTACGGTCTATTAGGACCAAATGGGGCTGGTAAATCCACGCTTTTAAAAATGTTAACGGGCATACTACGTCCAAATGTAGGGACGATTTCCTTCAATGATCATGCTTGGTCACGAGATGATTTACGGCATATTGGTGCACTAATTGAAACACCGCCGCTTTATGATAATTTAACAGCACATGAAAATTTGAAAGTGCGCACACTTACTTTAGGGCTACCTGAATCACGCATTGATGAGGTGCTACAAATCGTGGATTTAACACAAACTGGCAAGAAGCGAGCACGCCAATTTTCTTTAGGGATGAAGCAACGATTAGGTATTGCTATTGCATTGCTACAAAAACCGCAGCTTTTAATTCTTGATGAACCAACAAATGGACTGGACCCGCTCGGTATTCAAGAACTGCGTGAGCTTATTCGCTCCTTCCCTTCACAAGGGATTACCGTTATTTTGTCGAGCCATATTTTATCTGAGGTTGAACAAATTGCGGATGTGATTGGTATTATTGCACAAGGGAAACTGCGCTATGAAGGTGCAATGCCTAAAGGGAATCAGTTGGAAGCATTATTTATGGAAATTGCCATCGCTAGCCGAAAGGAGGCATTTTAA
- a CDS encoding lantibiotic immunity ABC transporter MutE/EpiE family permease subunit, whose amino-acid sequence MLNLLLAERLKWKRTAITKILWIAPLITLLLGAGLMGGPFFQTGTYNWWYTLLLPSALAMTCAFAIEKDRKLKLASILTLPIDLTKVWYSKIVACSIWLLMSTMVFFFMMNIGGTFFDSHYTLLQQIVGCFFIFFTMLWQIPVCLFLAAKFGIYIAILLNIVGTVIGVVFAMSKLWYLMPYSITPRMMVPLLHILPNGLPASVNSPLLTTTSLLFGSLIACLLFIALTFITALWFQKKGAIHQ is encoded by the coding sequence ATGCTAAATCTTCTTTTAGCCGAACGTTTAAAATGGAAAAGAACAGCAATTACTAAAATATTGTGGATTGCCCCGTTAATTACTTTGCTGCTAGGCGCTGGCTTAATGGGCGGCCCATTCTTTCAAACAGGTACTTATAACTGGTGGTATACGCTATTACTGCCTAGTGCTTTAGCGATGACTTGCGCCTTCGCAATTGAAAAAGATAGAAAACTAAAATTAGCTAGTATTTTAACCTTGCCTATTGATTTAACAAAGGTTTGGTACAGCAAAATTGTAGCCTGTAGCATATGGCTTTTGATGAGTACAATGGTTTTCTTTTTCATGATGAACATAGGCGGAACGTTTTTCGATTCTCACTATACACTTCTACAACAAATCGTTGGCTGCTTCTTTATCTTTTTTACAATGCTTTGGCAAATTCCTGTTTGTCTTTTTCTCGCAGCTAAATTCGGCATATATATAGCGATTTTGTTGAATATTGTGGGGACAGTAATTGGCGTTGTGTTTGCTATGAGTAAATTATGGTATTTAATGCCTTATTCGATTACACCTCGAATGATGGTCCCGCTCCTGCATATTTTACCGAATGGTCTACCTGCATCAGTAAATAGCCCGCTTCTTACAACAACTAGCTTACTGTTTGGCTCATTAATTGCATGCCTATTATTTATCGCCCTTACTTTCATAACCGCTTTGTGGTTCCAGAAAAAAGGAGCGATTCATCAATGA
- a CDS encoding lantibiotic immunity ABC transporter MutG family permease subunit: MKLFHAELLKTKHSAFLYVHLIVPATIAALFIAYYSYTPWHWEGKLIAYFQVLACGLPLMISIVCTMLIEQESSAGHFQLMLTDTRRKITSFLMKAFLACSFGFIALLLAAILFSSGFSAKMPLTFYLGASCILFASSIFLYIFHLVISLQFGRGASIGLGVVGSLLAALLITGLGDTIWPFVPYGWGIRFISHWTLGSLTADVQMAIVVCFVVTASAIVFASIWFWRWQGRNSLD; this comes from the coding sequence ATGAAATTATTTCATGCAGAGCTATTGAAAACGAAACACAGCGCTTTTTTATACGTCCATCTAATTGTACCTGCTACTATTGCAGCTCTATTTATCGCCTATTATTCATACACACCTTGGCATTGGGAAGGGAAATTAATCGCTTATTTTCAAGTGCTGGCTTGTGGGCTACCACTGATGATTAGCATTGTTTGTACAATGCTAATTGAGCAGGAATCATCAGCAGGACATTTTCAATTAATGCTGACAGACACACGTAGAAAAATCACCTCATTTTTAATGAAGGCATTTTTAGCTTGTAGCTTTGGCTTTATTGCACTACTGCTTGCTGCTATTTTATTTAGTAGCGGCTTTTCCGCAAAAATGCCATTGACATTTTATTTAGGTGCGAGCTGTATTTTATTTGCAAGCAGCATTTTTCTCTATATATTCCACCTTGTTATCAGCCTACAGTTTGGTAGAGGTGCCTCTATTGGATTAGGCGTTGTCGGCTCCCTATTAGCCGCTTTACTTATTACAGGCTTAGGGGATACGATTTGGCCTTTTGTGCCATATGGCTGGGGGATACGTTTTATTTCACATTGGACGCTTGGCTCATTAACAGCAGATGTGCAGATGGCGATTGTTGTTTGCTTTGTAGTCACAGCTAGCGCGATTGTTTTCGCCTCTATTTGGTTTTGGCGTTGGCAAGGAAGAAATTCACTTGATTAG
- a CDS encoding response regulator transcription factor, producing MAHILVVDDAEDILQLVKNTLHKDGHIITTIANAVEALTINLGHFDLILLDVMMPQMDGFTLCREIRYKVDCPILFLTAKALEQDIIYGLGLGADDYIAKPFSTHELRARVQAHLRREQRDKRSILHTKHAYFNLSGKELFVKEQKVPLTKSEYEICELLARYKGQVFSKEQLYEQVFGFDGKGDSTAITEHIKNIRAKLNALQIDSIDTVWGIGYRWKE from the coding sequence ATGGCACATATATTAGTAGTGGATGATGCAGAGGATATTTTACAGCTAGTGAAAAATACTTTGCATAAGGATGGTCATATTATTACGACAATTGCTAATGCGGTAGAGGCTTTAACGATAAATCTAGGGCATTTTGATTTAATTTTGCTCGATGTGATGATGCCACAAATGGATGGCTTTACATTGTGCCGAGAAATTCGCTATAAGGTCGATTGCCCGATTTTATTTTTAACAGCAAAAGCGTTGGAGCAGGATATTATATATGGGCTAGGTTTAGGGGCAGATGATTATATAGCAAAGCCATTTAGCACGCATGAATTGCGTGCAAGAGTTCAAGCACATTTGCGACGTGAGCAACGGGATAAGCGCAGCATCCTTCATACGAAACATGCCTATTTCAATCTTTCTGGCAAGGAGCTTTTCGTGAAGGAGCAAAAAGTACCTTTAACGAAAAGTGAATATGAGATTTGTGAGCTACTAGCTCGCTATAAAGGACAAGTTTTTTCCAAAGAGCAGCTTTATGAGCAAGTTTTTGGCTTTGACGGCAAAGGTGATAGCACCGCCATTACAGAGCATATTAAAAATATTCGCGCAAAATTAAACGCATTGCAAATCGATAGCATTGATACTGTTTGGGGGATTGGCTATAGATGGAAGGAATAA
- a CDS encoding sensor histidine kinase, with protein sequence MEGIKIQTFFLRYLLLLTLGTILLALLLAGLFSLAFSTNIVLPANYTEWQISQLKGQLSSSEVITEDMIPPLADYAIVSKDGHFLSGSLSPQETLEAQQLIDKGKRGQGQYFYSVIERASELCIIRYRISPEYSSPLLRAYLPNIELLSIIVFIVGIIALTATIAIHFGKSLQHKMIGLQEAIEKIENQNLDFDISPSGIQEIDGVALSLEQMKNALSHSLQQQWHHEHMRREQIAALAHDLKTPITIIKGNAELLQGTAQDAEQQAYNQYILKNTQTIEQFTQQLIDLSNMDTHMLEEKADIDTELFIEELEQQMLALATKKSIAVNVQRKSLPAVIHANAKLLQRAISNIISNAMEHTPPNGQVMLTIATNNVALVLTITDSGSGFSPQDLQEAMKQFYQGDQSRNNNNHHGMGLYIAATIIKQHQGQIKLANNACTSGAEVTVTIPI encoded by the coding sequence ATGGAAGGAATAAAAATACAAACCTTTTTCCTACGTTATCTTTTGCTGCTAACACTTGGCACTATTTTGCTCGCTCTCCTTTTAGCAGGCTTATTTTCACTCGCCTTCTCTACAAATATTGTGCTACCAGCCAATTATACCGAATGGCAAATTTCGCAGCTAAAGGGGCAACTTTCTTCAAGCGAGGTCATTACAGAAGATATGATTCCTCCACTAGCAGATTATGCAATTGTATCAAAGGACGGACATTTTCTCTCTGGTAGCCTTTCACCACAGGAGACCTTAGAGGCACAGCAATTAATAGATAAAGGCAAGCGAGGACAAGGGCAGTATTTTTATTCAGTTATCGAAAGAGCCAGTGAGCTTTGTATTATTCGCTATCGCATATCACCTGAGTATAGCTCCCCTCTTTTAAGAGCATATTTACCAAATATTGAATTGCTCAGCATTATTGTATTTATCGTAGGCATCATTGCCTTAACAGCTACTATTGCGATCCATTTCGGTAAAAGCCTTCAGCACAAAATGATTGGTTTACAAGAAGCGATTGAAAAAATTGAAAATCAAAACCTCGATTTTGACATTTCTCCTTCTGGCATTCAGGAAATTGATGGTGTCGCATTATCGTTGGAGCAAATGAAAAATGCGTTAAGCCATTCTTTGCAACAGCAATGGCATCATGAGCATATGCGACGTGAGCAAATTGCTGCGCTTGCTCATGACCTAAAAACACCTATCACAATTATTAAAGGCAATGCAGAGTTATTACAGGGTACAGCTCAAGACGCTGAGCAGCAAGCATACAATCAATATATTTTAAAAAATACACAAACCATCGAGCAATTCACACAGCAGCTTATTGATTTGTCAAATATGGACACACATATGCTAGAAGAAAAAGCAGACATAGATACAGAATTATTTATTGAAGAACTAGAACAGCAGATGTTAGCGCTCGCTACGAAGAAAAGCATCGCCGTAAATGTGCAACGTAAATCGCTCCCTGCTGTAATCCATGCCAATGCTAAATTATTGCAGCGCGCGATTAGTAATATTATTAGCAACGCGATGGAGCATACACCGCCTAATGGGCAAGTAATGTTAACTATAGCAACAAACAATGTCGCATTAGTATTGACAATTACCGATAGCGGTAGCGGTTTTTCACCACAGGATTTACAGGAGGCGATGAAGCAATTTTATCAAGGTGACCAAAGCCGCAATAATAACAATCATCATGGAATGGGCTTATATATTGCTGCAACTATTATTAAACAGCATCAAGGGCAAATAAAGCTTGCTAACAATGCTTGCACTAGTGGTGCTGAAGTGACCGTAACAATCCCAATTTAA
- a CDS encoding DUF418 domain-containing protein yields the protein MQPIEGKQRIDVLDYLRGFALLGIILVNIPALMRVGLLETTIDIAYNRFLLLFVEGKFFSIFSFLFGVGFYLFISRAKARGERAYLLFTRRLAILLSMGIIHFFFQPGEALSVYAIYGFIALPFYKVRKEITLVIALLLLAVTAYYGIKIAMPLPLILLGLAAGKYRIFEKLKELRKQLVILTILMLCFSVAGLFYQWSYVPAGNVQFEQLTDNELKQHITNVQQFNLIGLQVSPFVSAFYVGALLLLLQYPVIQTILSPLKAYGRMALTNYLGQTVLILLVGRTFDLIGNIQLIQTLWICLAIYCVQLLFSKAWLHYCRFGPMEWLWRMGTYLSVPPLFNKREKI from the coding sequence TTGCAACCAATTGAAGGAAAACAGCGTATAGATGTGTTGGATTATTTAAGAGGCTTTGCATTGCTCGGCATTATTTTAGTGAATATACCTGCACTGATGAGAGTAGGTTTACTAGAAACGACAATAGATATTGCATATAACCGATTTTTATTATTATTTGTAGAAGGAAAGTTTTTCTCTATTTTTTCATTTTTATTTGGAGTGGGTTTTTATTTGTTTATTTCACGTGCTAAAGCGAGAGGGGAGAGAGCATATCTGTTATTTACACGGCGTCTCGCTATCCTTCTTAGCATGGGGATTATTCACTTCTTCTTTCAGCCAGGAGAAGCGCTCTCTGTCTATGCAATATATGGTTTTATAGCATTGCCATTTTATAAGGTAAGGAAGGAAATAACACTTGTCATAGCATTATTATTACTAGCAGTTACAGCGTATTATGGTATAAAAATTGCCATGCCATTACCGCTCATTTTACTCGGCTTAGCAGCTGGAAAGTATCGGATTTTTGAAAAGTTAAAGGAGCTTCGTAAGCAGCTTGTTATTCTTACAATACTAATGCTGTGCTTTAGTGTAGCTGGGTTGTTTTATCAGTGGAGCTATGTACCAGCAGGAAATGTACAATTTGAGCAACTAACGGACAATGAGCTAAAACAGCATATTACAAATGTTCAGCAATTTAACTTAATTGGTTTACAAGTGAGCCCTTTTGTATCAGCATTTTATGTCGGTGCATTATTATTACTGCTTCAATATCCGGTTATACAAACAATATTATCGCCATTAAAAGCTTATGGACGTATGGCACTAACGAATTACTTAGGACAAACGGTGCTTATTCTGCTCGTTGGACGTACATTCGACTTAATTGGTAATATCCAGCTCATTCAAACACTCTGGATTTGCCTTGCCATCTATTGTGTTCAGCTATTATTTAGTAAAGCATGGCTACACTATTGTCGCTTTGGGCCAATGGAATGGCTATGGCGGATGGGGACATATTTATCAGTGCCACCGCTATTTAATAAACGAGAAAAGATATAA
- a CDS encoding methyl-accepting chemotaxis protein: MELKIQYDTQKVHRVNLAIIIALAILICGPLIISRGMLFLAVGLIVVALALINYFLPINPYIKGFIFGMIPTLIVFTLFLVDQFSLNKHYILICSVAIIALYFKSNLIILFGIIINMSFITVYLLKPENLLGATNSFITFMTLFSILNGVIIAFYLIARWGNALIDNAKQQQEEMQQSLQQLQSTFQEIETSTQALDQHVTQFQQTMTQIATSSQYILSASESISASTQQEAASLQFIRSAMSDSVYFVNDTLEISKDTVAQSTNLQQEVMTGWHKMQHTMSQMSVMSNAMHATADTVNELQSSLQLVNQLLLGIQHIAGQTNLLALNAAIEAARAGEHGKGFAIVADEVRKLAEESASITVNITQVTESLFAKSTEAQQRSQEGEQALQEGEQSLQEVGEFLNRLKNSFTQSTEDLTRGMNDLTNAIAQFNTIQQQVDRLNEMASQNATSTSSIVQAVEDENQMLQTMSEITKKVHSLNDALKSLVTVEK; the protein is encoded by the coding sequence ATGGAGCTTAAAATTCAATATGACACACAAAAAGTCCATCGTGTTAACTTAGCTATTATTATTGCTTTAGCCATTCTGATTTGTGGTCCTTTAATTATTTCGAGGGGAATGCTTTTTTTAGCAGTCGGTTTAATCGTTGTTGCATTGGCCCTTATTAATTATTTTTTACCAATCAATCCTTATATTAAAGGCTTTATTTTCGGTATGATTCCTACATTAATTGTCTTTACATTGTTTTTAGTTGACCAATTTTCATTAAATAAGCACTATATTTTAATTTGTTCCGTTGCAATTATTGCGCTGTATTTTAAAAGTAACCTGATCATTTTGTTCGGCATTATTATCAATATGAGCTTTATTACCGTTTATCTTTTAAAGCCCGAAAATTTGTTAGGAGCTACTAATTCTTTTATTACTTTTATGACGCTATTTTCGATTTTAAACGGTGTTATTATCGCATTTTACTTGATTGCTAGATGGGGCAACGCATTAATTGACAATGCCAAGCAGCAGCAGGAGGAAATGCAACAATCATTACAGCAGCTACAAAGCACATTCCAAGAAATTGAAACAAGCACACAAGCGCTGGACCAACACGTGACACAGTTCCAGCAAACAATGACACAGATTGCGACTAGCAGTCAATATATTTTATCTGCCTCTGAATCTATTTCAGCAAGCACACAGCAGGAAGCAGCGAGCCTACAATTTATTCGTAGTGCGATGAGCGATTCGGTCTATTTTGTCAATGATACGCTTGAAATTTCTAAAGATACCGTAGCACAATCAACAAATTTACAGCAGGAGGTTATGACAGGCTGGCATAAAATGCAGCATACGATGAGCCAAATGTCTGTAATGAGCAATGCAATGCATGCAACTGCTGATACGGTGAACGAGCTACAAAGTAGCCTGCAATTAGTGAATCAGCTACTGCTAGGCATTCAGCATATCGCAGGGCAAACAAACTTGCTCGCCCTCAACGCAGCTATCGAAGCAGCACGCGCAGGTGAACATGGAAAAGGCTTTGCGATCGTCGCAGATGAAGTGCGCAAATTAGCAGAAGAAAGTGCCTCAATTACAGTGAATATTACGCAAGTAACGGAAAGCTTATTCGCTAAATCCACTGAAGCACAGCAACGCTCACAGGAGGGTGAACAAGCTTTACAAGAAGGTGAGCAGTCTTTACAGGAGGTTGGCGAATTTTTAAATCGCTTAAAAAATTCCTTTACACAAAGCACTGAAGATTTGACGCGAGGGATGAATGATTTAACAAACGCTATTGCGCAATTCAATACAATCCAACAACAGGTAGACCGACTGAATGAGATGGCTAGTCAAAATGCAACATCGACAAGCTCAATCGTGCAGGCTGTCGAGGATGAAAATCAAATGCTGCAAACGATGAGTGAAATTACTAAGAAGGTGCATAGCTTGAACGATGCATTGAAGTCGCTCGTCACGGTAGAGAAATAA